Below is a genomic region from Salvelinus fontinalis isolate EN_2023a chromosome 38, ASM2944872v1, whole genome shotgun sequence.
caacaatacattttaattatgtggattataattaatggacatttgtgTAGGGGTTGTAACATTATTCATaatggaaaatcaagtctgaaatttcaaagtggaaattaaacTTCATAAGCCTTTTAAAGTCTCAAATATATTAATGGTTTTAaatgttctcctgcaacaggatggtcaaattaaggtcctacatctgtatgtgaaAAAGATATTCTACTGACAAACTTACATctatttattttttctctctctttttctctctcctccacccccccactCCCCTCCCATCTCTGCTCTAGTATCAGTGGTGGGGAGCTGTTTGATTTCATAGCAGAGAAGGAGAGCTTGTCTGAGGAGGAAGCCATAGAGTTCCTGAAGCAGATCCTCAAGGGAGTTGGCTTTATGCACACTAAGAACATTGCCCACTTTGACCTCAAGGTGAGACACACAAGGATAGAAATAGAGCTGATAGAAAGCAGTGTTTCCCCATACCATGAATTAGGTGGGGCAGGCCCCCCTTTTCCTGACCCTTGTCTAAATCCatttgggctgtttttcattccaTCAGGATTTGGCATTGTGTGTGTAACGCTCTCTGTTTTCCATTTAGCCAGAGAACATCATGCTGGCAGACAAGATGATGCCACACCCCCACATCAAGATCATTGACTTTGGACTGGCCCATCGCCTCAAACAGGGGGAGGAGTACAGGAGCCTCTCTGGGACCCCACAGTACATCGGTAAGTGGAACATTCCACATGTTtactgtctgtgtttgtttggtgGAAATTGTGTCAGTCAGTATGTGTGTCATGTGTGAGCATTTTGTTAGAGTGTGATAATGGTGTGTGTCTTCCTGTCTGTTTTTATTTAGCCTGAGCCTCTAGAAAGGTGCTGAGGTTTCCATGGAGACAGTTTCCAAGGGGTAGTAGTGTGGTTGTGGACAGGATGTGACATCAGAGCACGTGGTGGGGCGCTGGGGGTAGTGAGAGATGTGTGACTAGGTGAGAAGTTTCAACAGGCCTGAAGTACGTGATGCAACCTGAGTCGCCAACACAAAGAGTGTAACGGAATGATTACTTTAAGGGCAGGAGGGTTGCATGGGCATTATTGTAGGGCCATGGATTCTACCATAACCCACTCATTCCCCAACTAGTTGCCCATTTTCATGTGTTTTACTGTAAGATTTTAGAGCATTTAAAGTATGTTAGAGAATGCCATAATGTTGTGCAACAGCAGTGTTAGCATCACCCAGTGTTTCCCTAACACAATGACACAGTGACTGTTGTGACAAAAGGAAGTTACACTCCTCTATTGTATTCTCAGGTCCTTACAAAATAggtctattttttttaaactatttgttCTTCATCTCTTACACATACATACTCTGTTCTTCTGGATAAGGCTGGATTGTGTTATGTgtatctcattatctctctctccctttccgtTCTCCTTCCAGCCCCTGAGGTGATTAACTACGAACCCCTGAGCGAGGCAGCCGACATGTGGTAACCATTACTACAATGTTATTCattagaaaaacaaaacaaaatgtcccAGCTGCCTTGACTGCCAGGGTAAATAGTTTTGTGCACAAAGTCACTCATATCTCGCTTCTCTTTCCTCTCCAGGAGTATTGGTGTGATAACCTACATATTGTGAGTATACAGAACAAGTGGACAATTTGAACTTTACATATCGTAGCTACCAGTGGAGGTTGGTGGGAgtagctataggaggatgggctaattgtaatgtctggaattcaatttatggaacagtatcaaacatgaAACCACGTTTGATTCCATTTATTACAttgcagccattacaatgagcctgtcctcctatagctccgcccaccagcctcctctggtagaTACACATATTCTTTAATACCCCCCTATTCTACAGGTTGAGTGGTTTGTCCCCCTTTCAAGGAGATAATGATGAAGAGACACTAAAGAACATCGTGGGGATGATCTATGAGTTTGAAGAGATCTATTTCAACCAGACCAGCGCCATGGCCAAAGACTTTATTGAGAAACTGCTGGTCAAAGACCCAATGTAAACAAATGATCACGCATTCATTCATTAGTGTAATTGATATGGTTATTGTCTATAACGTCTGTATACTATGCAACAGTCTATTACTTAATGATGTGTGTCCCTCctacagagagagaatgacagcgAATGAATGTCTAGTACACCCTTGGATCAAGGTGAGATAGAATTGTGATTTGATTGGGGTAACTTTAATACATAAACCCAACATAAGCACATTATTGTGCTGAAGGTTTGAGTAGGAAAGCTTAAGTTGTGAGTATGATTCACACTGAAAAGCTGTGAACTGCATGTCACTTTGGATAAAGGCTAAAGCATCTATTAAAATATCACGTTAATTCCTTGTTTATCAGCCCCTCACGCGTAAACAGGCGGCTAACAGAAGTCGATCATCCATCAACATGAAAAGCTTCAAGAAGTTCAACGCCAAGAGGAAATGGAAGGTAAGGGCCAGTGGTGCATTTCAATACTCCAAAGTAGCTTCCTCTTCTTTTCTCCTACCCTATATCTGAGTTGATGTGCAGTAGTCCTACAATATTGGTGAGAGGGGGACACCTGCTGGTCCAGACATTGTATTGCATCATATTTTCCTTATTTTTCTTTCAAAAGTCCTGCTTTCCTATGGACACCTTACCTTCTCTTTTCATACCCTTcttaaacacccccccccccccctcccctctgtagATGTCGTTTAACATGGTGTGGGCGTGTAACAGATTATTTCGCCTGCAGTTGCAGTGTAAAAGCAGGTCGCAGGAGGACCCGGAACTGGtaagagagcagaaaggactggGTGCAGGAGACGTGCTGGCTTCTGCCCTTTTATTAAAGTCTGACTAAGACCTGTAGAACTAGCTGTGTGTACTGTCTGGGCAATAAATAATGGCAATTTTAGTCAATCGTAATATACTAATCAATTATATGCCATGGAAGGAACAAAAACAGGAAAACTACACCCCTAGCAGACAGAAATTTTGCACCCATATTTCATAATAATATTACTATACCTTTATTTGAACTGTTATAAAGCCTTTATTATCCTCTCAATATCAACATATTGACTAGGCTGTTGATATGCTTATGTCTGACTATCTCTGCATTTGTCCACTTGTCAGAGGCAGTGTGAGAGCGACCAGGAGGACACGGAGACCAAGCCTGCTTCTCTCATTCGCCGCAGACTCAGCAGCAGTTCCTAAATACGACCACTGGGGTCACTAACACAGCCCCAGACCACTTCTATCCATCCCACCATGGGGAAATGGAGAGAAGCCTTTTGAGTGATGAACCGGTCAACAATACTCTGAGTTACAGAATGACTGACTATGGCAGTGACAATACGCGTAACGAACACGTGATGTGCAGGTGCCTAAAGCCAGTGTTAGTCCACAGAGTTGAATCTTAATGTCTCAGACATTGTTCCTGATAAAACCAGTGTAGTTTACAAACCTCTTCTGTTGCTCTTCACCCCCATTTGACCTAGGTGTAGCCATTTTCTGAAATGTATTTGTCTGTGCCTTTTAAGTTTGACACATTTATTTTCTGAAAATGCCAAAACCTTTGTTTAGGTTTGATCGTTTACGGGATAGAGTTTGTCCCACTTATAGCTAACCTCAATTGCAATTATTCTGCCTTACAATATCATGTGGTTATTATTTAGCCTCTGACACATGTTCTGATATTGTTGACTGCTGTATGCCTATCAAAGGTCAAGACTTTTCCAAACTGATTTTATTTAATTTTCTTAGACATATGCATTTTATACAATTAACTAGAAAAAGTACTTGGTAACATACATTATTTGATTGTGtcataattttgatatcataaGTTTATACAGAGCAACTGTACTATACACAGTTATAGCCATGTTTGATATTGTTTGACACTGACATGCGTAATGTAGTCTTAGTGTGTAGAGCCCTTAAAAGCCTTACCAAACTTTATCTTAGATATACTTTATTGAACATTTCAACTATCTTTGGCTTATGTCAAGGGTCAAATTTATAGTTGTGTTTTTTAAATGGAAAGCTATTTTATAACCTTGTGTAGGcttgttttttatatatataataatgaGAGTTTAATACTGACAACCAAGTTTTGTGTGATggtgaatacattttttttgtctaTGATGTTAAAGctattacagtatatacatttgttACTTTGAAAGCCCACAATTTTAAAAAGACAGCAGACTATTTGCACTGGGTTGAGTCATCTGTTTCTGTGACACATGATGTCACCATAGTTGAACCATGAGGTCAAGATAGTCAGTAAACTGCAACCTGTATCTAGCTTGATCTCAGTGAACCTAAAGTGAACATCACAATCATTGTAAAAGTTCATTGTAACAGACAAACAGTTTAGAAGAAGTGAAGCCTACAAACTTCAGTCTTTCAGTTGTTATTCTAAGTGTTCTAAATTGGTTCCAGGCTGTCATCCTCATTCTTATCAAAGGGTGGGGAATTGTTGccattttcctctgggtttaTACAAGGGTATGGCGGTTTTGAAACTGGAGGTTGAATAGTTGGCACTTCCAAGATGAGCAGGATCCAAGGAGTCAGCAGCATTCTTGGAGAGAGGGGGCCAAGGAAATAAAGAGCTTTCACACACTGTAAATTCCTGAATCTGCCCATGCCCTCTCTCCTTCCAATGTGCATCCTACAGAGCGCATGCCCGTTGCCATA
It encodes:
- the LOC129837163 gene encoding death-associated protein kinase 2-like isoform X1; this translates as MAQIKLQNVEDYYEIGEVLGSGHFGQVRAVLERASGVRWAGKFLKLRRSASSRLGLERKSVEREVEILQSLQHANVMALRDVFESRAEVVLIVELISGGELFDFIAEKESLSEEEAIEFLKQILKGVGFMHTKNIAHFDLKPENIMLADKMMPHPHIKIIDFGLAHRLKQGEEYRSLSGTPQYIAPEVINYEPLSEAADMWSIGVITYILERMTANECLVHPWIKPLTRKQAANRSRSSINMKSFKKFNAKRKWKMSFNMVWACNRLFRLQLQCKSRSQEDPELRQCESDQEDTETKPASLIRRRLSSSS
- the LOC129837163 gene encoding death-associated protein kinase 2-like isoform X2, producing the protein MAQIKLQNVEDYYEIGEVLGSGHFGQVRAVLERASGVRWAGKFLKLRRSASSRLGLERKSVEREVEILQSLQHANVMALRDVFESRAEVVLIVELISGGELFDFIAEKESLSEEEAIEFLKQILKGVGFMHTKNIAHFDLKPENIMLADKMMPHPHIKIIDFGLAHRLKQGEEYRSLSGTPQYIAPEVINYEPLSEAADMWSIGVITYILLSGLSPFQGDNDEETLKNIVGMIYEFEEIYFNQTSAMAKDFIEKLLVKDPIERMTANECLVHPWIKPLTRKQAANRSRSSINMKSFKKFNAKRKWKMSFNMVWACNRLFRLQLQCKSRSQEDPELRQCESDQEDTETKPASLIRRRLSSSS